A window from Littorina saxatilis isolate snail1 linkage group LG9, US_GU_Lsax_2.0, whole genome shotgun sequence encodes these proteins:
- the LOC138975669 gene encoding uncharacterized protein, with product MTSRVPTESSLPKDKPEIITATTPLQPAASSSGKSQQRKKGGGCCLCCVRKQRQENGSNDERAKNKKKDKKKKTKGAEDSNHGAYTPASGGMARKDATMGSGITGLSQLTDIPRIDDDNISIVEGDHDALASGFSNEHTTLHSFEATVTKPVPPPPGQKKTCGQMCRIVVHAFVSIIGLTVIVMGYSIGGGFLFVYLEKPYEENNRLNILVTRKEAVESLWNLTLQLNIFEPEQWKRMAMTEMVNYEQHIYEFTKQGWDGTADLHEASSWTFASSLLYSLTVITTIGYGNITPKTELGMYLTILYAIIGIPLWFIWLANIGSIMASAFRLFYRQICRSLSHLCRCGIRRKRPDPRALAKAEEGRGQTGEDVQKIRVPIYVNVIVLLLYILLGAVLFSYWEDSWGMSEAAYFCFITLATIGFGDYVPGFGTQTGDAKSITNALYLIVGLALLAMSFDLMREEVTIIFNNVVAACKSCGGSGTNKNASRSANLNATRSANSSVASDWKRSREARAVNLTHTKPCALNRTSHNSKSMRALSIAESEEDFDDSVQRTRVHTISGATGRYGPMPYGGMGGGGGGGGGGGEGRGRGVGSEASWTGTAPASTIHININNNNDNGRNNKNNAERSTTPGPQMVVSRPGSVPADSLAETVDLLEHMHLLNASDSPPPSPRIQRRDRSRSPVRGRPKSRGPSIHDRGGNVDVATEDEDNDDDDDDDDDTLDAASVASSTDLIKVAHAVRRERSELSSPPISPSTTFSEDALPSYSHPYNNIAMTTFRPAPSDGESTMQTTALIPTASRPPSRCQSRAMSTSPVSRTYYQQGYDVTTSSRPSSAEGEGEEDSVESLYGEGVEQSVDSPAGDELSRSAFSKPRPPSSLGSRVHEQLDSNVYSQQQQLSQQQQQRQQQLQQQQIQQQRQQQQLRQQQQQQQQQQQQQQRLMQEQQQQYQQHLQLQQQLQQKQQQLQQQQMQQQQQQQQRQQHHQKHANKVHSSDNVLPPRCVSPMPKAPRTPQHKVSPPPVHLTPADAKRVPPPTLPKTKRVAMVSQPL from the exons ATGACGTCACGGGTGCCTACAGAATCCTCGCTGCCCAAGGACAAGCCTGAGATCATCACAGCCACTACGCCGCTGCAGCCGGCAGCAAGTTCTTCAGGGAAGTCTCAGCAGAGGAAGAAGGGTGGAGGCTGCTGCCTCTGCTGTGTTCGGAAACAGAGACAGGAAAATGGAAGTAACGATGAACGAGCCAAGAATAAG aagaaagacaagaagaagaagacgaaaggAGCGGAAGACAGCAACCATGGGGCATACACTCCGGCCTCGGGGGGCATGGCAAGAAAGGATGCCACCATGGGCTCTGGAATCACAGGACTGTCTCAGCTTACCGACATACCCAG GATCGACGATGACAATATCAGCATTGTCGAAGGAGATCACGATGCCTTGGCATCAGGGTTTAGCAACGAGCATACAACTCTCCACAGCTTCGAAGCCACGGTCACTAAGCCCGTACCCCCACCGCCGGGTCAGAAGAAAACCTGCGGCCAGATGTGCAGAATTGTTGTCCACGCTTTCGTGTCCATTATAGGCTTGACCGTGATTGTCATGGGGTATTCCATAGGAGGAGGCTTCCTGTTTGTTTACTTGGAGAAACCGTACGAAGAGAACAACAGGCTGAACATTTTGGTG ACTCGCAAAGAGGCGGTGGAGTCGCTGTGGAACCTGACCCTGCAGCTGAACATCTTCGAGCCGGAGCAGTGGAAGCGGATGGCAATGACAGAGATGGTAAACTACGAGCAACATATCTACGAGTTCACCAAACAGGGCTGGGACGGTACCGCAGACCTTCACGAGGCGTCGTCATGGACGTTCGCGTCTTCGCTGCTGTACAGCTTGACCGTCATCACTACGATAG GGTACGGCAACATTACGCCCAAGACAGAGCTGGGTATGTACCTGACGATTCTCTACGCCATCATCGGGATACCGCTGTGGTTCATCTGGCTGGCCAACATCGGTTCCATCATGGCCTCCGCCTTTCGCCTCTTCTACAGACAGATCTGCAGATCCCTCAGTCACCTCTGCCG ATGCGGAATCAGACGCAAAAGACCGGACCCGCGAGCCCTGGCCAAGGCGGAGGAAGGGCGTGGTCAGACTGGGGAAGACGTGCAGAAGATCCGAGTCCCCATCTACGTCAACGTCATCGTGCTTCTGCTGTACATCCTCCTGGGGGCGGTCCTCTTCTCGTACTGGGAAGACTCGTGGGGGATGTCCGAGGCGGCTTACTTCTGCTTCATCACCCTGGCCACCATTGGGTTTGGCGATTATGTGCCTG GTTTTGGCACGCAGACGGGCGACGCTAAGTCTATAACGAACGCCCTCTACCTCATCGTAGGACTCGCTCTACTGGCCATGAGTTTCGACCTCATGCGTGAGGAGGTCACCATCATCTTCAACAACGTCGTAGCTGCCTGCAAATCCTGCGGTGGTTCGGGCACCAACAAAAACGCCAGCCGTAGCGCCAACCTAAACGCCACCCGAAGCGCAAACAGTAGCGTTGCGTCAGATTGGAAGCGTTCCAGGGAAGCTAGGGCTGTGAATTTGACGCACACTAAGCCGTGCGCTCTTAACAGAACTTCCCACAACTCCAAGTCCATGCGTGCCTTGAGCATCGCGGAGAGTGAGGAGGACTTCGATGACTCGGTTCAGAGGACCCGAGTTCATACAATCTCTGGAGCAACGGGGAGGTACGGCCCCATGCCTTACGGAGGAATgggaggtgggggtggaggaggaggaggaggaggagaagggagaggaagaggagtAGGCTCGGAAGCCTCGTGGACAGGCACAGCCCCCGCCAGCACAATccacatcaacatcaacaacaacaacgacaacggccggaacaacaagaacaacgcCGAGAGGAGCACCACACCAGGACCTCAGATGGTAGTGTCCAGGCCGGGGTCTGTCCCTGCTGACTCCCTGGCAGAGACCGTCGATCTCTTGGAGCACATGCACCTCCTTAACGCCTCcgactctccccctccctcaccccggATACAGCGGCGCGACCGGTCAAGGTCACCGGTGCGGGGCAGACCGAAGTCACGTGGGCCCAGCATCCATGACAGGGGAGGTAACGTCGACGTGGCGACGGAAGATGAGgacaacgacgatgatgacgacgacgatgatgacacACTGGACGCCGCCTCTGTCGCTTCATCCACTGATCTCATCAAG GTGGCTCACGCGGTACGCCGAGAGCGAAGCGAACTCTCCTCCCCTCCCATCTCCCCCTCCACCACCTTCTCGGAGGACGCCCTCCCCTCCTACTCCCACCCTTACAACAACATTGCCATGACGACCTTCAGACCAGCGCCCTCTGACGGGGAAAGCACGATGCAGACCACCGCCCTCATCCCCACCGCCTCCCGCCCCCCTTCCCGCTGCCAGAGTCGCGCCATGTCAACCTCCCCCGTGTCCAGAACGTACTACCAGCAGGGCTATGACGTCACCACGTCCTCCAGACCCTCGTCCgccgagggggagggggaggaggattcTGTGGAGAGTTTGTACGGGGAGGGGGTGGAACAGTCGGTAGATTCTCCAGCCGGTGATGAACTGTCTCGCTCGGCTTTCTCCAAGCCCAGACCGCCTTCCTCTTTGGGCAGCAGGGTTCACGAGCAGCTGGACAGTAATGTGTATTCTCAGCAGCAACAGCTGtcacagcagcaacaacaaaggCAGCAACAGTTGCAGCAACAGCAGATTCAACAACAAAGGCAGCAGCAGCAACTtagacagcaacaacaacaacagcagcagcagcagcagcagcagcaaagaCTTATgcaagaacaacagcaacagtatCAGCAGCATTTGCAGCTTCAGCAGCAACTGcagcaaaaacaacagcaactgcagcaacagcaaatgcagcaacagcagcagcaacaacaaagacAGCAGCATCATCAGAAACATGCTAACAAAGTTCACAGCAGTGATAACGTGTTGCCACCGAG GTGTGTCAGCCCTATGCCCAAGGCGCCCAGGACACCTCAGCATAAAGTGTCCCCGCCACCCGTCCATCTTACTCCCGCAGATGCAAAGCGGGTACCCCCACCCACCCTGCCAAAGACTAAACGGGTGGCCATGGTATCCCAACCCCTTTGA